The Gossypium hirsutum isolate 1008001.06 chromosome D06, Gossypium_hirsutum_v2.1, whole genome shotgun sequence genome contains the following window.
TTCTTCAGTTCCCTGTATACAGCCCTTGCACTGTTATATTTTGGTTGATACTCAGAGAGAAGTCCTTTGGCCTGCCCAATAAGACAATAAGTACAGCATTCTATAAATTTACATGGAATGCCTGCACCAGAGCAAAACAAGAAACTATCCAACCAAAAAAGTAATCACCATGATGCAAAACCTTACCAGCTGGCGGCTAACAGAATTTTCGAAATTCTCATAATCCCTCCATAGCTGTTCAATGTGATGTGTCGGAGTAACAATAGCTTTCTGGTAAGCTTTTCGCACCGCAGTCATTCGCTGTGTCTCTTCCTGAGTGTTGACAGCCTGCAAACCATCTCTTTCTAAGGAAAAAATAGCATATACACGCATAAAAGGTTAATGGAACTTTACACTAATGGAAAATCTAGGCAAAAAACTTCACCAACCAGCATTGATTTTAAAAAAGCAATGTACTCCATCCATATGGGTCCAGATGCTATGTCAGCTCCTGAAAACATACACATCAGAAACAGGGAAAATTAGTTTTCTGAATAGGGTATAAAGACTGCTGTATTGATCATTCCAGCATAGGCACAGGCACAAACACACAAAtgcatatacatacacatatataaatccTTTCCATTTTTACATCTAAAATGCCTGATCCAACACAAAAGCAATATGTACCGCAAAAGAGAAAAGCCAAAAAGATTTTAAAGTTCAAGAGAAAACAAACCAACATAGCTAAGCATAAAATCAAAAGCCTTTCTAGTCTCTTCCTGACCCTCTACACCTTTCCTGTCATTGACCTTCCTGATGAATCGAATATAGCAGCGCCTACAAAACCGATAGGAACATGATGAAATAAGTTCTCACATCAAGTAAGCATTATTTCTATCCAGTTAACTCCACAGCACAATACACCACAGAAGACATATTAACGTTGACACTCAGCGTTAACATAATGAAATTCTAATTCCTTCAGGCAAAATACATGACAAGAGGTATGCATTCGTTTTGCTAATTCTGGTTCAAGATCTCTAAAATGAATGTTAAAACAATGTGCGtgcatgtgtgtgtgtgtgtgtgtgtgtgtgtgtgtgtgtgtgtgtgtgtgtgtgtgtgtgagagagagagagagagaaagaggcTCACAGCCTAAGAATGTACCTGTTTgcttataatttcatcaaaacaaaTTAACAACAAAACAGGCGGATTAATCGCACACATAATTGGCAATATACACATAGATGCAACAAGTATGTTAGCTGCTTGTTCAGAAGAATATCTCAGTGGGCTTTGTCAAACCTAACAGTAGTACTGTTATGTTCAGTTGCTTTTCATTCCATGCTTAGGGTTCAAAACTCCTCTATTCCCCAAAGTAATAGTCTTCCAAGCtccatttaaaaagaaaattaaagaagaCAGAACACAATGATTTCCTATGGCAGCAAACCTGATGGTTTGAAAGATTCAGAATAGGAGTAGAAACATGTAACCAACCCTCCAAGAAGTTAATTTTCAGAATGCATCGTTCAAAGGGGTTCCTTCTAACTTTAGGGTTTATGGCATTGCCATATAATCTAAAAGGGCTAAAATATTTATTACCTAAACTTATGTTACCCAGAGTTGGGGGTAAGCCTCAACAGCAAGTGTTTCACACagataatatttttcttttaataatttttttcatatactTAAAGGATTATACCCCATACCAATATCCAGAACTccaaatatttttcaaacataTGTGTCAAACATGGGTACTTTAAGGAAATAAAGACTACAGGTAACATAGACCAAAACTATCTATCTTAACTATCTTAACTGGTCTATATTACTTAATTTTTGGTTCCCATAGCAGACTACAAAATATGCATTCGGAAAAGAATAAAAACTAATATTCcagaattcaaaaaaattaacaacgTAAATTTAAGGAGCAATTACGTTAGAATTTGTGTTTGCATATTAATTGTTTCTTCAATTTTtgtttaacaaaataaaaagtgattagtaaaataaataaaaggaacagTAAAGGACCAAAAGGGGccttaaatttttggtttttttaatatttcatgaaAGAAACAGTGTGAGAAAGCATTTACCAGAGAGGAACATGAAGACAATTCAACAAACAACGACTAAAGATCTGTTTGGTAGCATCGTCGTTATTTACTCCCATCTGTGCTTCCACATATTGCCTCCAATATTTTGCCTTAAATTTTCACAttcaaaactaaataaaaaccaACTCAAATTGAACTTTAAAGTAAAATCAAAAGTaacaaaaagaagaaatttaCAGCAGTGGGAAAGATGGTCAAGAGTTGCTCATAAATTGGTGCCGCCTGTGTAATTGGCAAATGctataacaaataatataaaaaataataaacaacaggaagggagaaaaaaaaaggagttgGAGAgatgtaaattaaatgaaaaagaaaatggcgGACCAAGGCACTGTTGGCTAGAATTTCAGCAGACTCGACGTTGTACTTATCAACGGCAGCCATGGAAGTGGGATTGTGATTGGAAGCTTGGGTTTAAGTTtttttctggtttttttttttaaatttacgagCAAGAAAATATAAGTATTCAATTATAAAATCTTCTTCTTCATACTTAACGGATTCAATTATTTGCAACTCGGAACTAATTGAGGAACACGAGCTGTAagggtttttaaaaaaatcaacaacaaatacaatttaaaaacattaaaaaacccAAATTTGAGAAGAAAACAGTTATTAAATCACACCCGATTCCAAAAATCAATTTTAACAAGTGGTTTTACGACTGCAAGATCTAgattttcaaacaattaaaaaaagaaaaaaataatttaatattagacaaaaaaaactaaaccagtaaaaaagaagaagacgaAGAGACTAAGgtagtaaaagaaaaagaataataaaagacGCCGGCCTATGGCGACGGTAGACGGTGCAAGCGGCGGCGAACGTCGGCGAAATCTGGGGAAAGGAATGGCGGGAAGGAAACGGGAGAATAAATAGGGGATTAGGGGTTTTCTTCCAGCAATTTATATTACCACCAAAACGATGCGTTTTAGGTTAAAGATAGGGGAAATGATGAGGATAGATAAGGGTTAGCCCACTTGGATCTGGCCCATCCTTAGTCCACTTGGAGGAGAACACAACAAATTTAAGAATACCAAAGGTGAAATTCTACTATTAGTATTTGTACTTTAAGTAAATTGtatatttagtccctttactttaattcagtttttaaaattttaaaatttcaattataacccaaaagataaaaattaaatctgcttggttaaatttgaaaatacaTGTTAACCTAactttcttatcaaaatttattgaatttattatatgcatattttagtGTTCCCTTTTGAAATAGgtaaaaatagttataaaatttaaattcatgtttttatatctcaaataattaatatattcttTTTATCTTAAACTCTCACATTTTCATTGAAGTAAAAATGTATATTTACAAAACGATAAACTACTTATTagtgattaatagaaataaagcTTAAGAGTGCAAAAAAGTTctcgaatttaaaaaataataattaaattattgttttttttacatTCAATTAAGTATTTGAATGGTTAAAATTCAGTAAAATGACTCCTTGCCCAACATTAACTGTTAATTTTTAATGGTCAAATAATGTGGcagttaagtttaatttttttttttgctaattaAGATGTCACTTCGAATGCCATGTATTGTTGATGAACATTGTTTCTTGATATGTCATCAACAATACATGTGACATACGGGCTGACATCTCAATTGgcgaaaaaatagaaaaaaaaagtcaaattttacTGTCACATCATCTTGATCGTTAAAAATTAATGGTCAATGTCGGTCAATGGTCTATATTATTGacttttaacaattcaaatacctaattgaatacaaaaaaaatctaaaacacgAATCTTCCTCAATTGTAATCTATTGGTTGGTGTTTGTCTTCACCAACAATAACTTAGATTcgaataaaaaaaaaacagaaaacatcttcgataaataataaaagttttaCCGAAAATTATCATTTCAACATCGCATTTTACTCATCACTTTTCGATCATCATGACATTATCAATTTCCTTAAATCACTGTTAAGTTCACATCTGCCACTACGACAAAATGTCATAAATAGTCAAAACACCCGCAACCACGTCCACCACAAAATTCGCCAACATGATTTAGAACTATACTAATAATTAAAGTTAGGAAAGACATGAATATTACTGTTGTCGAAGAGAAGAGAGGACTACGTCTTGGAGAGAGCTGTCTCTTTGCATGGCATCCTTAAATTCTTCGAACGTAACCTTCCCATCACTGTTTGCATCCATTCGATCGAATATTTCATCTAACTTTCCAGGTTCTGTAATATCTGGTGGAAGACAGTCATCGGGCAATGCCTGTAATGAATGAAACCTTCATTATTTTATATACAACACACTTCTAAAATAATTAATCTTAGTTTATTTATGTGAGAATAcggtaaaaaaataaattattatactaaAAAATCATGTTATTAGGTTCAATTTCTATGAAATATTAGAAGAATGACAAACGATTCACCTTAAAAACCTTATAATTTTTAGATGTAGGATTGTAGTATTTCAACGTTTATGACCCTTATCTATATAGGAACGACAATAGAATGATCCGAGATATATAAAAAGCCTCTCATCCTCTTCAACACCACTCTTGCATGGATGCTAAAAATACATCCATAACTATTTCATATAACTTCATCCCACTTTTTCTACTAATGATTTTCAATGTAacattgtaaaatatatatatttatatttagggtctgtttgattgacggaattgattttccggaaaatcatttccaacttttccagcgtttgattggaggaaaacattttccatttagaaaatgaactccaaaacaaggggaaatgggttacattttagggaaaatgtcttaccctttcaatttccgtaagacattttccgtgctctcctctctatcgcctccttcattccttctttcatttccggtagaaaactgcttctgtttatcgattttccagtaacttgtttttttaattattcaatacttgtttttttaacacaattacaaataatttatttgatattagtttttttcaatttataatgattaatattgtagcttaataattgagtattattataaataaatcattgcaatatatgtaaaaataatttaaaatataaaaatttattaatatatattaatatatgtaaaaacaacttttccgagaaatattttcaaaaaatctgccaagcagcagaaaatattttacacagattcaatcaaacaccagaaaatattttccagtaaatcattttacagaaaagtaaaacattttccagaaattattttatggaaaatattttactggcaatcaaacagacccttagtaGCAAACTTTGGTATATAAATTTGTTTAGTACGTgcacaatataaatatatatatattaaaaatatgaaaaaatggtTATTTGTCAAAATTGCCTCACAGCTACATCCACATTAATTAGAAAAAAGATTTATAAGAATAAGGAAGTGAATTTACTCTTAACATTGATGCTAGTTCTTCTTTAGTAATGCATCCAGATCGATCTGTATCATACATCTGTTAGCCAAGAAAACAGAAGCTTGttaataaatagaataaaaaaatgcTTATGAATGTTGTGTGTTGGTTTGATGGTCATGGTATTTTTTGTCTCATGTGTGACTTGGGTTCAAGCTGTGCTAGTTATGTTGTTAGGGTTTTACCCTCCTATATTTCCCATTTTTTCTGTTGTACAAACTGTTATAGAatatatctcaaaattttcaaataattgaaagaaattcattttaaaaaaaaacttgcctTAGCTAGGATAGCAACTCTTTAAATAGGACCATTTTTCTAATTActaaaataattgaaatctcCTTCATTGAAGTTCTCGGGCTCGGTCTTGGAGGTACAACAGCCCAAGGCCCAAGGCTAAAAAGGatccaaaatattatttttcagtttttaaggatccaaaaaaaaattaacttttaaaggtcaaaaatttttttaccaacttttaagAGACTTAAAAAAGATTTTTCTCTAACTTTTAAAGAACTTAAAACCCCATTTTATTGTTTTACCTAAGGCCTCAAAAGTATTAACATCAAGTCTCGAAGTTCTTCATGATTACTAAAATACAAAGAGTTTTAAACAATAGAACTAACAAAATCTTATGTTTCTACTACTTAAACGATATATATAACTTTAGGTAATCCCTTTTTAAAAAATACGAATAactttatttttatgatatatacatatatatatatattacttttaagTTTAATAAGAAAAAAGCATCATGTGATTAACTTAATAGtacataattcaaaaaaaatatatttggataatacacaaaataaaaattgatacatGTCTTTCATTTAATTGTGTTTatcgagttaaaaaatatttactttgaaaAGAATACTAATCCTAAATTAAAACGCtataaatacattaaatataaaattatttataaaataagataaataaaagatGTACCTCGAAGCACAGGCGAAGAGCGTCATCTCCTTTAGAATTCTTAAGACTGGAAAATCCACACACAATTTCTCTCATATCAACAGTACCATCTCGATTGCTATCGAATAGGTCAAAGATACGAGTAGCCAAAGGAAGTAGTGAAGACATGTTCATTGCTTTTAGCACCTCCTCAAATTCGGGTAAAGTAGCATTGTCACCGTTAGCACATCTGTATGTTACCAAATACTATATTTAAGAATGGATGCATGAACTaatatccattaataaaattacaatGAAAGATAAGTGAAAAGGTGGAAGTGTTGGGAATCTGACTTGGAGGAACACTATCCCTTAAGAATGGTCCTAAGAACTAGTTAGGACAATGTCCAATTTTCTAGATCTATTGTAAAAGTGATTGCATGATATAATTGGTATAAGATCCAAGTTCGGGCTACAATATGAAAATGGAGAAAGAGATGTGATGCTCGATCCAAACTCCAAATTACTTGAAAATCATCATTTTAGGGTAGGTAAATGAATCAATTAGGATGAAATCCAATTTGTTCGATATTAGAGAAGGAAAGGATTGCAAATGTTAAGATCCGAAATCTCGGACTTATTAAATACTATCTCTTAAAATTGATAGGTCAAATGTATTgagagaaaaaagggaaaaaaaataaaaagctcGGTTTTGAATGCTTACATTTTCTTAAAGTTCGACTTGAGGTTATCAATTTCGTCCTTTGAAAGGTCATGGGAGCCAAGCAAACTTCTTAACCTCTTCGTCCTTAGTAAAACCTTGCTGCTCAACACACTGGCTATGGCGGCAGCACGTAGCTTACGACGCGCGTTAAAACTCTGCAATCTGGAAACAACCTCCGCATCTATTTGTTCTTGCTTTGCTGAATCCCCGATGACCCATGGATGAGCTAGAAGCTGTACAAATTGAAAGAAGGCATTTGATTTAATttgcatttcttttctttttttaattttaaatcgtcatttttttttcaaattcgaataaaatCGAAGGTAAGTCTAAGACCTAATGTGAGATTCTTTTTAAATCAATGGTTGTggttaaaatatagaaaaaaaattgtagccATTTAATCAAGCCACGTTGAAAGTCGGGAAATTTTACCGATGACGTGGAACCTGTTAAATTAGCTATCAAATGTTTTTCTTTGGAAATTAATTTCACTGTTTTAGTGCCAAAACCGATTGAATAGGTTAAAGAGGTAAACTCATTTTTTCTTCATTCAAAACTTACGTGAAATAATCAACGGTGGCAAAGGCGaagctaaaaaaaaattttagggggccaaattaaattgtaatttttatgatagtaaaaacgTAATTTCACCATTCgaatagcctatatttttataatttttaaaagattaaatcaaaattttatcatttttaagggggtaaagtgtaattttacctttattaattttaaattttaaaaattttaaaagacttAAATAGATAATTTCCTATTTTAGGGAGGTAGAACCCCTGCCAACTTGCTAAATACACCCTTGCTAAAAAGATCTCACGAGATCTCATTATAATAAgatgattatatttttaaatagatgCAACCATCCAAATCCAACCATAAGACTGTTGCTTCAAACGTTAGGGGAAAAAGGGGGTTAAAAGAAAGGAGATGATATACATACTTGTTCAGCACTAGGTCTTCTATCAGGATCAACTTGCAACAGATTAGAAATCAAATGCTTTGCTGATGAAGAAATGTTTTTCCATGTCCTCTCATCGAAATTGTATTCTCCCTGCCAAGGCATCAAATTTTAACTTATTATTCAAATAAATCCAATGAATTATAAAGAAGGAATGAAACTAATTAACATACAGCCATTATCATCTGTTGTTTCTGACGATTAGATTGAGCAATAAATGGTGGATACCTGCAAAATATGAAAGTAAGGAAATGGCATTACATTTATGGTGTGAATATATTACGTAAATTCAGGAATATGTACATGTTTGCTATGTTAGGTTAAACTTAAGTTTCGctttaatgttaaatttgatattaaaatattttttaatttgatatttgagtttagttttaatgtttaatttgatatttgaatttttttagtttgattcttaaattttttttattccatttaGGTACATGAATTTAGTTTTAATGTTCAAATTGATACCTAAATTTTGCTGTCCCAATTAAGTACCTATATTTTTTTACTAGAAAATATATGTCTAGTACTAATTGGGCCACATAATATCGTTTGGTCTGGAgatcaaattaaacattaaagtcAAATTCAAGtctcaaattgaaaaaaaaaaagcaacttaaatatcaaattgaacttTGAAACTAAAATTAAGTACCAAATATATATTAACCTGCTATATTTTCATACTCGAGTTAGGATgttagatacatatatatatatatatatatacaatggtTGAGCCAGAGTAGGTTGGTAAGGGCCCCGACCCCCTAAAAtgaaagtttttttatttaggctctttataatttacaaaattttaaattaataatgatagaattacactttagccccaaaataataataaaaataatttaatttttaaaaaattataaatatataaactattaaaatatacaatttaaatttaatgtcccaaaatttatttttgcTTCGCTAGTGTATATACATTTAACATGTATATGAATATGAGTTTAGA
Protein-coding sequences here:
- the LOC107903365 gene encoding calcium and calcium/calmodulin-dependent serine/threonine-protein kinase, with product MGQDKAKLVEEYEILDILGRGGFSVVRKGIKRKNGSDHEKTQVAIKTLKRFGTTPSPARVEKTIASMAALLPTRNQVSISDALLTNEILVMRKIVENVSPHPNVIDLYDVYEDQAGVHLVLELCSGGELFDRIVAETRYSEAGAAAVVRQIAGGLAAIHKANIVHRDLKPENCLFLNKNKDSTLKIMDFGLSSVEEFTDPVIGLFGSIDYVSPEALSQGQITAKSDMWSLGVILFILLSGYPPFIAQSNRQKQQMIMAGEYNFDERTWKNISSSAKHLISNLLQVDPDRRPSAEQLLAHPWVIGDSAKQEQIDAEVVSRLQSFNARRKLRAAAIASVLSSKVLLRTKRLRSLLGSHDLSKDEIDNLKSNFKKICANGDNATLPEFEEVLKAMNMSSLLPLATRIFDLFDSNRDGTVDMREIVCGFSSLKNSKGDDALRLCFEMYDTDRSGCITKEELASMLRALPDDCLPPDITEPGKLDEIFDRMDANSDGKVTFEEFKDAMQRDSSLQDVVLSSLRQQ